From Parafrankia discariae, one genomic window encodes:
- a CDS encoding SDR family NAD(P)-dependent oxidoreductase: MTERKTAVVTGGGSGIGRAISLRLAKDGFATAVLDINTESAEQVAKEARELGYEATAFGGVDVSDRAQVNAAIDRIRAAYGPVLVLVNNAGLTGTLGFQKITDELWDRMIAVNLSGPYYLTQAVLPDMIDAHWGRIVNISSSSAHSGQQYMVHYVSTKAGLIGFTKSLALEFGPKGITVNTIPPGFVDTPMLRDVEAKGFIGGTIADHAERTPVRRPGKPEDIAAAASFLISEEAGYITGQIIGVNGGRNT; encoded by the coding sequence GTGACCGAACGGAAGACGGCCGTAGTAACCGGCGGAGGATCAGGCATCGGACGGGCGATCAGCCTGCGCCTGGCCAAGGACGGCTTCGCCACCGCCGTGCTCGACATCAACACCGAAAGCGCCGAGCAGGTGGCCAAGGAGGCTCGCGAGCTGGGGTACGAGGCCACCGCCTTCGGCGGTGTCGACGTCTCCGACCGGGCGCAGGTGAACGCGGCGATCGACCGCATCCGCGCCGCGTACGGCCCGGTCCTCGTGCTCGTGAACAACGCCGGTCTCACCGGTACCCTGGGCTTCCAGAAGATCACGGACGAGCTCTGGGACCGGATGATCGCCGTGAACCTCAGCGGCCCGTACTACCTGACCCAGGCCGTTCTCCCGGACATGATCGACGCCCACTGGGGCCGGATCGTCAACATCTCGTCGTCGAGCGCGCACTCGGGCCAGCAGTACATGGTCCACTACGTGTCGACGAAGGCCGGCCTCATCGGCTTCACCAAGTCGCTGGCCCTGGAGTTCGGCCCCAAGGGCATCACGGTCAACACGATCCCGCCGGGCTTCGTCGACACCCCGATGCTGCGCGACGTCGAGGCCAAGGGCTTCATCGGCGGCACGATCGCCGACCACGCCGAGCGCACCCCGGTGCGGCGCCCCGGCAAGCCCGAGGACATCGCCGCCGCCGCCTCGTTCCTCATCTCCGAGGAGGCCGGGTACATCACCGGTCAGATCATCGGCGTCAACGGCGGCCGCAACACCTGA
- a CDS encoding nuclear transport factor 2 family protein, with protein sequence MLDDGTVTALQRHWEDGFNGYDVDVVMGSVAQDVVFSSPFVPRLTGDPRRVTIEGHAPFREYIADSMRRVPGIRYSVDAVYVSTQTVIFVYSCHFSDGQVRTGADSIRVDSDGKIVEWRCHYTFEPKALDSLIED encoded by the coding sequence ATGCTCGACGACGGGACAGTGACGGCTTTACAACGCCACTGGGAGGATGGATTCAACGGGTACGACGTCGACGTGGTGATGGGGTCCGTCGCCCAGGACGTCGTTTTCAGCTCGCCGTTCGTGCCGCGGCTGACCGGTGATCCGCGCAGGGTGACGATCGAGGGCCACGCCCCGTTCCGGGAGTACATCGCGGATTCGATGCGCCGGGTACCGGGGATCCGCTATTCGGTCGACGCCGTCTACGTCAGCACACAGACCGTCATCTTCGTGTACTCCTGCCACTTCTCTGACGGTCAGGTGCGCACCGGCGCCGACTCCATCCGGGTCGACAGCGACGGGAAGATCGTCGAGTGGCGCTGTCACTACACGTTCGAACCGAAGGCCCTGGACAGCCTCATCGAGGACTGA
- a CDS encoding acyl-CoA dehydrogenase family protein — protein sequence MWEFETDPAYQEQLDWVDAFVRDVVEPLDFVLDNPFDKRDERAQAIVRPLKEEVKARGLWACHLGPELGGQGYGQVRLALLNEILGRSRWAPSIFGCQAPDSGNAEILAHFGTPEQKARYLEPLLEGDIASCYSMTEPRGGADPTLFTVRAVRDGDHWVINGEKWFSTNARHASFFIVMAVSNPEVDAYKGMSMFIVPAETPGITIVRNPGVATEPPEQGSLGGVRHDHGYVRYTDVRVPADHLLGGEGDAFAIAQTRLGGGRVHHAMRTVALARHAFDLLCERAVSRQTRTGPLGSLQMTQEKVADSWIDIECFRLLVLRTAWLIDKHKDYRKVRKDISAVKVMLPRVLHDVAQRALRIHGSLGVSNEMPFVSMMVTAEALGIADGPTEVHKVTLARQVLREYTPVETLFPSGHLPTLREQAFAAFADRLEREAAEL from the coding sequence GTGTGGGAGTTCGAGACCGACCCGGCCTACCAGGAACAGCTCGACTGGGTGGACGCGTTCGTCCGGGACGTCGTCGAGCCCCTCGACTTCGTCCTCGACAACCCGTTCGACAAGCGGGACGAGCGGGCGCAGGCGATCGTCCGGCCGCTCAAGGAGGAGGTGAAGGCACGCGGCCTGTGGGCCTGCCACCTCGGGCCCGAGCTGGGCGGTCAGGGCTACGGCCAGGTACGGCTCGCCCTTCTCAACGAGATCCTGGGCCGCTCCCGGTGGGCGCCGTCGATCTTCGGCTGTCAGGCGCCCGACTCCGGGAACGCCGAGATCCTCGCCCACTTCGGCACTCCGGAGCAGAAGGCCAGGTACCTCGAGCCGCTGCTCGAGGGCGACATCGCCTCGTGTTACTCGATGACCGAGCCGCGCGGGGGCGCCGACCCGACGTTGTTCACCGTCCGGGCTGTGCGCGACGGTGACCACTGGGTGATCAATGGTGAGAAGTGGTTCTCGACGAACGCCCGGCACGCCAGCTTCTTCATCGTTATGGCCGTCTCGAACCCCGAGGTGGACGCGTACAAGGGCATGTCGATGTTCATCGTGCCGGCGGAGACGCCCGGAATCACGATCGTGCGCAACCCCGGCGTCGCCACCGAGCCACCCGAGCAGGGCTCGCTGGGCGGAGTCCGGCATGACCACGGCTATGTCCGGTACACCGACGTCCGGGTGCCCGCGGATCACCTGCTCGGTGGGGAGGGCGACGCGTTCGCGATCGCGCAGACCCGGTTGGGCGGCGGGCGGGTGCATCACGCGATGCGGACGGTCGCCCTGGCCCGCCACGCGTTCGACCTGCTCTGCGAGCGGGCCGTCTCCCGCCAGACCCGGACGGGTCCGCTGGGGTCGCTGCAGATGACCCAGGAGAAGGTCGCCGACAGCTGGATCGACATCGAGTGCTTCCGGCTGCTGGTGCTGCGCACCGCCTGGCTCATCGACAAGCACAAGGACTACCGGAAGGTCCGCAAGGACATCTCCGCGGTCAAGGTGATGCTGCCCCGTGTTCTACACGACGTCGCCCAGCGGGCCCTGCGCATTCACGGATCGCTCGGAGTGTCCAACGAGATGCCGTTCGTGAGCATGATGGTGACCGCGGAGGCGCTCGGCATCGCCGACGGCCCCACGGAGGTCCACAAGGTGACGCTGGCCCGTCAGGTGCTGCGGGAGTACACCCCGGTCGAGACGCTCTTCCCGTCCGGTCACCTGCCGACCCTGCGGGAACAGGCCTTCGCGGCCTTCGCCGACCGCCTCGAGCGCGAAGCCGCCGAGCTGTGA
- a CDS encoding amidohydrolase family protein produces the protein MAHAGISVFDADNHLYETKEALTKYLPARYKGAVDYVELNGRTKIMVRGQVSEYIPNPTFEVVARPGAQEDYYRKGNPDGLSYREIFGKPVKCIDAWREPAARLAKMDEQGLDRTLVFPTLASLIEERMRDDPDLIHAVIHSLNEWLYETWQFNYEGLDRIFTTPVISLPFVDKAIEELDWVLERGAKVVLIRPAPVPGLRGPRSFGLPEFDPFWARVQEAGILVALHSSDSGYARYTSEWMGASIEMLPFQPNTFRMLQAWRPVEDAVSALVCHGALSRFPELKIAIVENGMSWVEPLLKSMKNLYKKMPHDFLENPVDVVKRNIYVSPFWEEDLGELAQLLGEDHVLFGSDYPHPEGLANPVSYIDELSHLPEELVRKIMGGNLARLMGIGVPA, from the coding sequence GTGGCTCACGCCGGAATCTCGGTGTTCGACGCGGACAACCATTTGTACGAGACGAAGGAGGCACTGACCAAGTACCTGCCTGCCCGCTACAAGGGCGCGGTTGACTACGTCGAACTCAACGGGCGCACGAAGATCATGGTCCGGGGTCAGGTGAGCGAGTACATCCCGAACCCCACGTTCGAGGTCGTGGCCCGGCCCGGCGCGCAGGAGGACTACTACCGGAAGGGGAACCCCGACGGGCTGTCCTATCGGGAGATCTTCGGCAAGCCGGTGAAGTGCATCGACGCCTGGCGCGAGCCCGCCGCCCGGCTGGCGAAGATGGACGAGCAGGGCCTCGACCGCACCCTGGTGTTCCCGACGCTGGCCAGCCTCATCGAGGAGCGGATGAGGGACGACCCGGACCTGATCCACGCGGTCATCCACTCCCTCAACGAATGGCTGTACGAGACCTGGCAGTTCAACTACGAGGGGCTGGACCGGATTTTCACGACTCCGGTGATCAGTCTTCCGTTCGTCGACAAGGCGATCGAGGAGCTCGACTGGGTGCTTGAGCGGGGCGCCAAGGTCGTGCTGATCCGGCCGGCGCCGGTGCCCGGGCTCCGTGGCCCCCGTTCGTTTGGTCTGCCCGAGTTCGACCCGTTCTGGGCGCGGGTGCAGGAGGCCGGCATCCTGGTCGCGCTGCACTCCTCCGACAGCGGCTACGCCCGCTACACGAGTGAGTGGATGGGCGCGAGCATCGAGATGCTCCCCTTCCAGCCGAACACCTTCCGCATGCTGCAGGCCTGGCGTCCGGTCGAGGACGCCGTATCGGCGCTGGTGTGCCACGGTGCGCTCTCCCGCTTCCCGGAGCTGAAGATCGCCATCGTCGAGAACGGGATGAGCTGGGTCGAGCCGTTGCTCAAGTCCATGAAGAACCTGTACAAGAAGATGCCGCACGACTTCCTGGAGAACCCGGTCGACGTGGTCAAGCGGAACATCTACGTGAGCCCGTTCTGGGAGGAGGACCTCGGCGAGCTGGCGCAGCTCCTCGGTGAGGACCACGTCCTGTTCGGCTCGGACTACCCGCACCCGGAGGGCCTGGCCAACCCGGTGAGCTACATCGACGAGCTGTCGCACCTGCCCGAGGAACTCGTCCGGAAAATCATGGGTGGCAACCTCGCCCGGCTCATGGGCATCGGCGTCCCCGCCTAG
- a CDS encoding enoyl-CoA hydratase/isomerase family protein, whose protein sequence is MYDMPEEIEVHADGPLRIITLNRPDDLNAVNHSLHVGLAKLWPQLNEDRSARAAVLTGAGRAFSAGGDFAYLDELFKDKDLRALSIAHGREIVLGMVRCRIPVVAAVNGPAVGLGCSLVALSDIVYMAEKAFLADPHIQVGLVAADGGPLTWPLHTSMHLAKEYAFTSARISAERAIQMGLANHIAADPVAEALACAKRIAELPQQAVETTKRLLNLHVERAVIASLDFATTAEEASFQTDDFASIIARLSAKQKS, encoded by the coding sequence GTGTACGACATGCCGGAGGAGATCGAGGTCCATGCGGACGGACCGCTGAGGATCATCACCCTGAACCGGCCCGACGATCTCAACGCGGTCAACCACTCCCTGCACGTCGGGCTGGCGAAGCTCTGGCCGCAGCTGAACGAGGACCGCTCCGCGCGCGCTGCCGTGCTCACCGGAGCCGGCCGGGCGTTCTCCGCGGGCGGCGACTTCGCCTACCTCGACGAGCTGTTCAAGGACAAGGACCTGCGCGCCCTGTCCATCGCACACGGGCGCGAGATCGTCCTCGGCATGGTGCGCTGCCGGATTCCCGTGGTCGCCGCGGTGAACGGCCCGGCCGTCGGTCTCGGTTGCAGCCTGGTCGCGCTGAGCGACATCGTCTACATGGCCGAGAAGGCCTTCCTCGCGGACCCGCACATCCAGGTCGGCCTGGTGGCCGCCGACGGCGGTCCGCTCACCTGGCCGCTGCACACCAGCATGCACCTGGCCAAGGAGTACGCGTTCACCAGCGCGCGCATCTCGGCCGAGCGGGCCATCCAGATGGGGCTGGCCAACCACATCGCCGCCGATCCGGTGGCCGAGGCGCTGGCGTGCGCGAAGCGCATCGCCGAGCTGCCGCAGCAGGCGGTGGAGACCACCAAGCGGCTGCTCAACCTGCACGTCGAGCGCGCCGTGATCGCCTCGCTCGACTTCGCGACGACCGCGGAGGAGGCGTCGTTCCAGACCGATGACTTCGCCTCCATCATCGCGCGGCTCTCCGCGAAGCAGAAGAGCTGA
- a CDS encoding phosphotransferase family protein, giving the protein MDALPTAPAPLGIEAGALDRWFDARVAGAVSPLRYDRVTGGHSCLTYLVTDAGHRRYVLRRPPVGALLATAHDVTREARILTALAGSGVPVPRVLGVSDDPEVTGAPFYVMAYVDGLVLRTATDSEQLLPTPQARRRAGYALVDTLAALHAVDVDAVGLGTLSRRDGFLDRQLRRWSAQWSACELGDMGGMAALHDWLVAHRPAESTARLVHGDFRLGNALLGPDGDVLALLDWELCTLGDPLADVAYLLRTWSTPDARASQERLPSALPGFPTTDELAARYAQRSGRSIAELDYWMAFTAWRAAAILAGVYRRYLDGKMGTSPEDLPTFATEVEARVRQGLSFTRVA; this is encoded by the coding sequence ATGGATGCCCTTCCGACGGCACCCGCGCCCCTGGGCATCGAGGCCGGGGCGCTCGACCGCTGGTTCGACGCGCGGGTGGCGGGGGCGGTGTCACCGCTGCGTTACGACCGGGTCACCGGTGGCCATTCGTGCCTCACCTACCTCGTCACCGACGCTGGTCACCGGCGGTACGTGCTGCGCCGGCCGCCGGTCGGCGCGCTGCTCGCGACCGCCCACGACGTCACCCGCGAGGCGCGGATCCTGACCGCGCTCGCCGGCTCCGGCGTCCCGGTGCCGCGCGTGCTCGGCGTGAGCGACGACCCGGAGGTGACCGGCGCGCCCTTCTACGTGATGGCCTACGTGGACGGGCTCGTGCTGCGCACCGCCACCGACTCCGAACAGCTGCTCCCCACCCCGCAGGCCCGCCGCCGGGCCGGGTACGCACTCGTCGACACCCTCGCCGCGCTGCACGCCGTCGACGTCGACGCGGTCGGGCTCGGCACGCTCTCCCGGCGGGACGGCTTCCTCGACCGGCAGCTCAGGCGCTGGTCCGCGCAGTGGTCGGCGTGCGAGCTCGGGGACATGGGCGGCATGGCCGCGTTGCACGACTGGCTCGTCGCCCACCGGCCCGCCGAGTCCACGGCGCGCCTCGTCCACGGCGACTTCCGGCTCGGCAACGCCCTCCTCGGTCCCGACGGGGACGTCCTGGCCCTGCTGGACTGGGAGCTCTGCACCCTGGGCGACCCGCTCGCCGACGTCGCCTACCTGCTGCGCACCTGGTCGACGCCGGACGCGCGGGCGAGCCAGGAGCGGCTGCCCTCCGCGCTGCCGGGCTTCCCCACGACGGACGAGCTCGCCGCACGCTACGCCCAGCGGTCCGGTCGCTCGATCGCGGAGCTCGACTACTGGATGGCGTTCACCGCCTGGCGGGCCGCCGCCATCCTGGCCGGGGTGTACCGGCGCTACCTCGACGGGAAGATGGGCACCTCACCCGAGGATCTACCGACGTTCGCGACCGAGGTCGAGGCACGCGTCCGGCAGGGCCTGTCCTTCACCCGGGTGGCCTAG
- a CDS encoding TauD/TfdA dioxygenase family protein — MGTTIRKITPNTGTEFSGLKGTQLVDKGVAEDALAALEETGVVVFSEADIDDEGLVAFARLLGNVLPLPMGGHEIKEIQRITRDASQSKLAAYREATFHWHIDGTTGEVPDKATLLTARRISGDPEGDTEFANTYAAYEALSDEEKAQLAGMRALHSFTASQLVANPDPSPEERAAWDRNPTREQPIVWTRRNGRKSLLVGSTAGEVVGLPADEGRALLDRLLDWATQPQFVLRHRWTQGDLVIWDNTGMLHRALPYGPSSSRLMHRTSLAGEEAVA; from the coding sequence ATGGGTACCACCATCAGGAAGATCACTCCGAACACCGGCACAGAGTTCAGCGGGCTGAAGGGCACGCAGCTCGTCGACAAGGGCGTCGCCGAGGACGCCCTGGCCGCTCTGGAGGAGACCGGGGTCGTCGTCTTCAGCGAGGCTGACATCGACGACGAGGGCCTGGTCGCCTTCGCCCGGCTGCTCGGCAACGTCCTGCCGCTCCCCATGGGTGGCCACGAAATCAAGGAAATCCAGCGGATCACCCGCGACGCGTCGCAGAGCAAGCTGGCGGCGTACCGCGAGGCCACGTTCCACTGGCACATCGACGGGACCACCGGCGAGGTGCCGGACAAGGCCACGCTGCTCACGGCCCGCCGGATCTCCGGCGACCCGGAGGGCGACACCGAGTTCGCCAACACCTACGCCGCCTACGAGGCGCTGTCCGACGAGGAGAAGGCACAGCTGGCGGGCATGCGGGCCCTGCACAGCTTCACCGCCTCCCAGCTCGTCGCCAACCCCGACCCCTCACCCGAGGAGCGGGCGGCCTGGGATCGCAATCCGACCCGGGAACAGCCGATCGTGTGGACCCGCCGCAACGGCCGCAAGTCGCTGCTGGTGGGCTCGACCGCGGGCGAGGTCGTCGGCCTGCCCGCGGACGAGGGGCGGGCGCTGCTCGACCGCCTGCTGGACTGGGCGACCCAGCCGCAGTTCGTCCTGCGGCACCGCTGGACCCAGGGCGACCTCGTGATCTGGGACAACACCGGGATGCTGCACCGGGCCCTCCCCTACGGACCGTCCTCGTCCAGGCTGATGCACCGCACATCGCTGGCAGGTGAGGAAGCGGTCGCGTAA
- a CDS encoding enoyl-CoA hydratase/isomerase family protein yields MVKRTRFKEYEARYANYRFELDEDGILLMQCHTNGGSLVWDWKSHDDMADAFADVAGDREIKILIHTGTGANYNANWGNLPSGEPPEKPEYRLMPGDRGLRKLDEKAWYNRNLINNVLDVGVPMISAVNGPCNIHSEVPLMGDIVLASEDAYFQDVSHFPRGQVPGDGQHVIWPFLVGHNRARYLLLTGKKLGAQEALAWGAVAEVHPKEQLLDRAWELARELVRKPPLVLRYTRELFTQDLKRAFLNELGHGLGRETYAQREFFPFGGGMEPLDRPWDAQPWSD; encoded by the coding sequence ATGGTCAAGCGGACGAGGTTCAAGGAGTACGAGGCCCGGTACGCCAACTACCGGTTCGAGTTAGACGAGGACGGCATCCTGCTCATGCAGTGCCACACCAACGGCGGCAGCCTGGTGTGGGACTGGAAGTCCCACGACGACATGGCCGACGCGTTCGCCGACGTCGCGGGCGACCGCGAGATCAAGATCCTGATCCACACCGGCACCGGCGCGAACTACAACGCCAACTGGGGCAACCTCCCGAGCGGCGAGCCCCCGGAGAAGCCGGAGTACCGGCTGATGCCGGGCGACCGCGGGCTGCGCAAGCTCGACGAGAAGGCCTGGTACAACCGCAACCTGATCAACAACGTCCTCGACGTCGGCGTCCCCATGATCAGCGCGGTCAACGGCCCGTGCAACATCCACTCCGAGGTCCCGCTGATGGGCGACATCGTGCTGGCCTCCGAGGACGCCTACTTCCAGGACGTGTCGCACTTCCCCCGCGGCCAGGTCCCCGGCGACGGGCAGCACGTCATCTGGCCGTTCCTCGTCGGCCACAACCGCGCCCGTTACCTGCTGCTCACCGGGAAGAAGCTCGGCGCCCAGGAGGCGCTCGCCTGGGGCGCCGTCGCCGAGGTGCACCCGAAGGAGCAGCTCCTCGACCGGGCCTGGGAGCTCGCGCGGGAGCTGGTGCGCAAGCCCCCACTCGTGCTGCGCTACACCCGCGAGCTGTTCACCCAGGACCTCAAGCGCGCCTTCCTGAACGAGCTCGGTCACGGCCTCGGTCGGGAGACCTACGCCCAGCGGGAGTTCTTCCCGTTCGGTGGCGGGATGGAGCCGTTGGACAGACCGTGGGACGCACAGCCCTGGTCGGACTAA
- a CDS encoding CaiB/BaiF CoA transferase family protein, giving the protein MHALQGVRVLDLGTYLAGPFCATVLGEFGADIIKVERPGTGDNLRRFGTDTDCGDTLVWLSESRNKRSVTLNLGDPRGLEILRELIATADIVIENFRPGVLERWGLGPEVIEELNPRAILLRVSAYGQSGPNRSLPGFARIAHAFSGLAYLAGEPGGTPVTPGSTSLADYMTGLYGVIGVLMALRARESTGKGQVVDLALYETIFRALDEIAPAYQQFGYVRERMGADTVNVLPHSHYRTKDDRWIAIACSNDDMFARLARAMERPELANEDELGPKAKRLAARDLVNELVGGWVGSLPCDEALARCREAQVPAGQLYSIADIFDDPQYKHRETITVEESRIGPLAVPGVIPALSDTPGEIRWLGPELGAHTDDVLTELLRRTPEEIARLRADGVI; this is encoded by the coding sequence ATGCACGCACTCCAGGGCGTCCGGGTCCTCGACCTGGGCACCTACCTCGCGGGGCCGTTCTGCGCCACGGTGCTCGGCGAGTTCGGGGCCGACATCATCAAGGTCGAGCGGCCCGGCACCGGCGACAACCTTCGCCGCTTCGGCACCGACACGGACTGCGGCGACACCCTGGTCTGGCTCAGCGAAAGCCGCAACAAACGATCGGTGACGCTCAACCTCGGCGATCCCCGTGGCCTCGAGATCCTCCGGGAGCTCATCGCCACCGCCGACATCGTGATCGAGAACTTCCGGCCCGGTGTCCTCGAACGCTGGGGCCTCGGCCCCGAGGTGATCGAGGAGCTGAACCCGCGCGCGATCCTGCTGCGGGTCTCCGCCTACGGGCAGTCGGGGCCCAACCGGAGCCTGCCCGGCTTCGCGCGGATCGCCCACGCGTTCTCGGGGCTGGCCTACCTGGCCGGCGAGCCGGGCGGCACGCCGGTCACCCCGGGCTCCACCTCGCTGGCCGACTACATGACGGGGCTGTACGGGGTCATCGGCGTCCTGATGGCCCTGCGCGCCCGGGAGAGCACCGGGAAGGGCCAGGTCGTCGATCTGGCCCTGTACGAGACGATCTTCCGGGCGCTCGACGAGATCGCCCCCGCCTACCAGCAGTTCGGGTACGTCCGCGAGCGGATGGGCGCCGACACCGTCAACGTGCTCCCGCACAGTCACTACCGGACCAAGGACGACCGCTGGATCGCGATCGCCTGCTCCAACGACGACATGTTCGCCCGGCTGGCCCGGGCCATGGAACGTCCCGAACTGGCGAACGAGGACGAGCTGGGGCCGAAGGCGAAGCGGCTGGCCGCCCGCGACCTGGTCAACGAACTGGTCGGCGGGTGGGTGGGCTCCCTGCCGTGCGACGAGGCGCTCGCCCGGTGCCGTGAGGCCCAGGTGCCGGCCGGCCAGCTCTACTCCATCGCCGACATCTTCGACGATCCTCAGTACAAGCACCGCGAGACGATCACCGTCGAGGAGTCCCGGATCGGCCCGTTGGCAGTGCCCGGAGTGATCCCGGCGCTGTCCGACACCCCGGGTGAGATTCGCTGGTTGGGACCGGAGCTCGGCGCCCACACCGACGACGTACTCACCGAACTACTGAGACGCACTCCGGAGGAGATCGCGCGCCTGCGCGCCGATGGAGTGATCTGA
- a CDS encoding aromatic ring-hydroxylating oxygenase subunit alpha — MAIQEKLATGRGKYTPGYPNLDTGPVDYEDSISEEFFQAEREAIFKRTWLKVGRMEQLPRNGTFFTREFVGLGSIVITRHTDGEVYALHNICAHRGNKVVWQEHPTNETQGSARQFACKYHGWRYGLDGKCTYVTKRNEFFESLPDDELAMPQLRCEVFAGFIFVNFSQDAPPLRQFLGEKLATELESWPFEKFTNHWSFRTKVKGNWKIGIDALLEWYHPAYVHGRFLNTNVAEAEKLVPPMDSYHYDLFTPHMLTSVPGPPLLKKKEGSVGPAKRDMNWAYRLFRAGLFGPDDVREDLGHLTPNRNPGNVQSWSNDQYWLFPNLSVQLWGRGYYITYQYIPETVGTHAYEVDIYFPEPKTASERLAQELVVDSTIEFAMQDTNTVEATWSQLNNRALQTFHLSDMELMIRQFHKVVRDAVAAHQAGSEK; from the coding sequence ATGGCCATCCAGGAAAAGCTTGCGACCGGCAGAGGCAAGTACACACCGGGGTACCCGAACCTCGACACCGGTCCGGTCGACTACGAGGACTCGATCTCCGAGGAGTTCTTCCAGGCCGAGCGTGAGGCGATTTTCAAGCGGACCTGGCTGAAGGTCGGCCGGATGGAGCAGCTGCCCCGCAACGGGACGTTCTTCACCCGCGAGTTCGTCGGCCTGGGATCGATCGTGATCACCCGGCACACCGACGGTGAGGTGTACGCGCTGCACAACATCTGCGCGCACCGCGGGAACAAGGTCGTCTGGCAGGAGCACCCGACCAACGAGACCCAGGGCAGCGCCCGGCAGTTCGCCTGCAAGTACCACGGCTGGCGCTACGGCCTCGACGGCAAGTGCACCTACGTCACCAAGCGCAACGAGTTCTTCGAGTCGCTGCCCGACGACGAGCTCGCCATGCCGCAGCTGCGCTGCGAGGTCTTCGCCGGGTTCATCTTCGTGAACTTCAGCCAGGACGCCCCGCCGCTGCGCCAGTTCCTCGGTGAGAAGCTGGCCACCGAGCTGGAGAGCTGGCCGTTCGAGAAGTTCACCAACCACTGGTCGTTCCGGACCAAGGTCAAGGGCAACTGGAAGATCGGCATCGACGCGCTGCTGGAGTGGTACCACCCGGCGTACGTCCACGGGCGGTTCCTCAACACCAACGTCGCCGAGGCAGAGAAGCTCGTCCCGCCGATGGACTCCTACCACTACGACCTGTTCACCCCGCACATGCTGACCTCGGTGCCCGGCCCGCCGCTCCTGAAGAAGAAGGAGGGCTCGGTCGGCCCGGCCAAGCGGGACATGAACTGGGCCTACCGGCTGTTCCGCGCCGGCCTGTTCGGCCCGGACGACGTCCGCGAGGACCTCGGCCACCTCACCCCGAACCGCAACCCCGGCAACGTCCAGTCCTGGAGCAACGACCAGTACTGGCTGTTCCCGAACCTGTCGGTCCAGCTCTGGGGCCGCGGGTACTACATCACGTACCAGTACATCCCGGAGACCGTCGGCACCCACGCCTACGAGGTCGACATCTACTTCCCCGAGCCGAAGACCGCCTCCGAGCGGCTGGCCCAGGAGCTCGTCGTCGACAGCACCATCGAGTTCGCGATGCAGGACACGAACACGGTGGAGGCGACCTGGTCGCAGCTCAACAACCGGGCGCTGCAGACGTTCCACCTGTCCGACATGGAGCTGATGATCCGTCAGTTCCACAAGGTCGTCCGGGACGCCGTCGCGGCGCACCAGGCCGGCAGCGAGAAGTAG